The Fulvitalea axinellae region GTTTTCGGGTACGGTAAAGCTTCGGCGGTACGAGCCGACGGGATTATATTCGTGGCTGATGTACGGAGGTTTCAACTCGCCCCAAGGGTCGCGTCCGTGATCGATGTTATTGACGTAAATAGGAATTCCGTAGCCGTACATCTGCCAGTTTGACGGAACGGGGATTTTGTCCCACCCGGAAACGTCAAATCCGGGTTTGTAGAATTCTTGCGGACGGTCAAACGGCCTTTTGGTCCAGTGGAAATTCCATTCGCCGTTCAGGTTTTGGAAAAACGGCGAAGCTTCCCTGTCGCCGGCTTTGGCTTGGGCCTCGGTGGCGTAAGGCATTAGCGTGGCGTGCGGTTTTTCCTTGTTCCGGCCTATCACGTTGGGGTTTTCCCAATCGTGGTGATACTGCGCGCAGGCTTGCCCATAGAGGGCAAGCGTGGCTAAAAACATCAATAACTTTCTCATAAACAGTCGTGTTGTGCGGTGCCTTGGGGCCCTAATTCCTTTTTCCGCATTTAATAAAAATCAATACGGTGGCGGACAGTGCAAGCCCAGCCCTAAAGTTGAATATCCTTTTTGTCAGGTTACTCTGTAAGCTTTCCTTTTGTACTTCAACCGTCTGGCCAAAAGTAGAGGCGAGTGGGATAACGAACCGGTTAATCCGGAAGTCGATTTTAGGCGTTAATGGCCCCTGAAAGGGATTTTTCGGTTTGGGAAGGCGGGGTAATCGGTGGAGCGAAACGCAAAATACCGGACAAAACGGGGGATGCCGGTCAAGAGTGAGCGGGTGATTGACCTGAAGCTTCGGCCGATGGAGGGACGGGCATGCGGGTGCCATTTAGCTCTAGAACGGTATGGAAAATATCGTCGGCGACGGCGGAGAGTTCGTCTATGTCACGGACATATTGGATACGCCTCAGCTCAAGAATCGGCACCCGTTTTGGCTGCGTGCCCACTCTGTCGTAGGTTTCGCCCCAACTGCCTAAGGTGTCCAGCTCGTCGGCTTGGTCGTCTAGCCCGGGATAATTCCTTTCAGTTAACAGGTCCATCCCTTGGGTGATATTCAGAAGCCAGTTTTCACGGCTAAGCCCGTTTATTTGGTCCACCAAAGGTTGGTCCTGATCTTGGCGTGTTCCTTTCTCAAAGATCTGATTTTTGAGATCGAGTGGCATATCGCCGTTAGATTCGAACCTGATCAATTCGAAAAGTGTCTGGAAATGGATGCCGCCACCCAGCTGAAAATAGAAGAATTCCTGCGGAGGCAATAGCTCATACATGGCGGCGAAATCGGTGCGGGCCATTATCGGAAAAGCGCTTTTGGTGTAGGTCTTAAAATTGATCATGGGGCAGTCAAGATAATGGGCCAAATAACAACACAGGCCAATAAACGTCTCGCTAGGTTCCCAATCCGGGTAAGGTTCGTACCACATTCTGAAACGTTCGATGGCGTCCAGTACCCTCTGTTTTACACGCACCATGGAGCGCATTTCAGCCTGTGCCTCGGGCGTGTTTACGTATTTTATCCGGGTTAACCTTTCGTCCGCTTTTCTTTTAGCCGGAAAACGCCCCGAACGCTCGAAAAGCTCGGGCACGCTACCCAGCCGAATACCAACGTTGGCTTGCGGATGCAGGTCCGGCTGTTCTAAAGCGTCTATACTGGCTTCGGGATCCACTACTTTGCCTTCCTTGGCAAAACGGTTGATCGATTGGAGGCGCTCCGGATATTCCAGCGCCTTGGCATGCATGCTGTGCAACATGCCCTGTATACGGCGAAAAACTTCGCGCATCTGGTCCAAACCTTCCGGAGTCTCAGCGAAGGGCTTGGTTACAAACTCTGGCACCGAATCTTCCGTTGGCCGGTCGGCCGTAAGGTCAAAGTCCTTGCCCTTAAACAATAGGTCCTTTTTGCTGTGCGCCTTGCGGTATTCCTCTTTGTACCTACCAAAAGATTCGAAAAGCACTTCCGGCATAACGGGTTTCCAAGTATTCCAGTTTTTCACTTCCACCTCAAAGCCTACGGCGCACTGTATGGCTTGGCTTGAGGGGGCGGGAGGGGTTTTCTTTTGGGAAGTACGTTGGCGCCGGGCAAACATTTATAGGGAACACGTAGGGTTAGGGGATGGTTTTGGAGGAGAAATGAAAAACCGATTTAACACTTGAATAATGGAACAAATATTTCGGAAGAATCAATGAAATATTAGTATTGCTCTTACCTGATTATGGAATAATTCTATTCTTCTCTAAAAAATAATAATGTAAGCAATTTAATTTTTAACAATGAATCCTCTGATGTATTTTACACATGTATAGTACCCTCGATTCTTAGGACCAGTAAAGTCGATTTTTAAGTAAATTTTAAACGGTTGTCGCTATCGTCGAGCCCGTGTGAATGTTGATAAGTCCTTTCACATTCTGTTTTTTCTTGGACTTATCAATATTTGCATGGGCATACGCGGTGGCTTTCGCTTTTGACGCTCCGCTAAAAACATTTTCCGGCTTCAGGTTCTCGATTCCTTGGTGATCCCTGTTGTGGTAGCGTCGCAACCATTTCTCTATCCCCAAATACAACTTTAAACCGTTGTCGGCCGGATTCAGGTAAATATGGTCCCTTTTTAGCGTTCTCCAAAAGCGTTCGATGTAAATGTTGTCCAAGGCTCGGCCTTTGGCGTCCATACTGATGTTTATTCCCTCTTTCTTGAGATAGTTCACGTATTCCCCGCAAGTGAACTGGGAACCTTGGTCACTGTTGAGTATTTCCGGTTTACCGTGAATCTCAACGGCCTCACGCACCACTTTTAAAGACGCCGCGGCCTCAAGCGTATTGCTCAAACCCCAACCCACTATGTACCTGCTGTAGACGTCGATAATCGCCGTCATATACATGAAACCGCTAGCCATGGCTATATAAGTGATGTCTATCGACCAGACCTGGTTTTTCCTGACAACTTTCTTTTCCTTAAGCAGATACGGGTAAACGTATTTTGCCTCTCCGGGCTTGCTCAGATTCTTTTTCGGGTAAATAGGGTAGAGATTCGCTTTGCGCATCAAGCGCCTAACCCTTTCATAGGAAGGGTTGAATCCTTGGTCACGCAAGGCTGATCTCATGCGCAAAACTCCCGCCGTGGGTTCGTCGATCATGTGCCGGTCCATAAGGCGCATCAACTCCAAGTTTTCCGCGTTTTCCCCCTTTGGGCTGTAGTAGTATGACGAACGGTAAAGCTCCAGACAGTCGCACTGACGGCGAATGCTCAGCTTATCCCCGGGGTCGACAAGGAGACGCAAATCTATAGACGCCCCAACTTCTTTAAGCTTTTTTTTAGGAAGTCGTTTTCCATCTCAAGCTTTCCTATTTTACTGTACAGTTGGTCTGTCGCCTTCTCCGTTTTCTCGTGTTCTTTTCTATCTTTGCCACCCTCAAAAACGCTGGACGAGCGCTGCAGAAACTCATTTTTCCATTGTGAAATCTGGGTGGCGTGAAGATCGTACCGTCTGCAGAGTTCTTGGGTGGTTTCTCTTTCCTTCAGTGCTTCGATCGCTACTTCCGCCTTGAATTTGGCGCTGAATTTTCTGCGTGTCGTTCTCGTTTTCATGCCCATAATTTAGTGATTTTTAAACTAAGACACTGGTCCGAAAATTCAGGGGTATTATAATGAATACCTATAAGCTCAGTTAAAAAAGTGCTTTACAAGCCCTATTTACTAATAAAGGAGGGTCTGAATTCACTATTATAATGAATAAACAACATGACCTATAATGACATAACTTTACAAAAAATCTTTGAAGAGTATTGGAATCAAACACTATTATTATTGACTTTTTTTGGTATTTCTCTTAAAATGATTTTTACCTTTTATTTAAAAAAAAGAGAAGTTAGCCACGGCATTGTTTATCAAAACAGAATGGAAGCTGTAATAAGATTCTTTAATGCCTTTGCGGAAGTCAAAAGTATGTGGCAAAAACTACCTATTTTCAAAATATTAAATAAAGAACTGAACCCTGACGAGGTTGATAAGCAGGTTCAGCCTCCGCTTAATAGGCTTGAAGCTTCAATTCTCGAATTACAGATATATTTTGATGGTGAAATGTTTGCGAAATTTGAGCTAATTGGGAAAAATATGCGACGAATAAATGGTAGATTTTTAGAGATTACCTTTAATTCCAAAAAAGAATATAATGTAGTGCACAGAGCAAATGATTATGAATTTCACAGACAAGAGATTGATAGTAAGAACTCATTTCTCATAAAAGAAATTTGTAAAAACCTGTAAAAACGTATCTGTAATCAACACTCTTCCTTTACAATAAAACCTACCAAGCATCTACCCAAGACTTAA contains the following coding sequences:
- a CDS encoding IS3 family transposase; the encoded protein is MRLLVDPGDKLSIRRQCDCLELYRSSYYYSPKGENAENLELMRLMDRHMIDEPTAGVLRMRSALRDQGFNPSYERVRRLMRKANLYPIYPKKNLSKPGEAKYVYPYLLKEKKVVRKNQVWSIDITYIAMASGFMYMTAIIDVYSRYIVGWGLSNTLEAAASLKVVREAVEIHGKPEILNSDQGSQFTCGEYVNYLKKEGINISMDAKGRALDNIYIERFWRTLKRDHIYLNPADNGLKLYLGIEKWLRRYHNRDHQGIENLKPENVFSGASKAKATAYAHANIDKSKKKQNVKGLINIHTGSTIATTV
- a CDS encoding transposase codes for the protein MKTRTTRRKFSAKFKAEVAIEALKERETTQELCRRYDLHATQISQWKNEFLQRSSSVFEGGKDRKEHEKTEKATDQLYSKIGKLEMENDFLKKSLKKLGRL